One Paenibacillus sp. FSL W8-0186 genomic window carries:
- a CDS encoding extracellular solute-binding protein produces MAKPKTKSFAMLLCALLLVLSTACSSGGGSKNGNGAEQPNGEQPAEEVKLTENDPGWKVDTSPITFDWYINFSWFPNKWGVDITSQYVTEKTGVNINFIVPAGNEAEKMNTMIASGNLPDFITLGWYEDAVKQMIEGGLVLPLNELADQYDPYFYKVTDPAKVSWYTQEDGNIYGYPNSSSSPEDYKKFGDNLTSTQTFLVRKDMYEALGSPDMRTPEGFLKALDDAKKMFPSINGQPLIPLGMYDFHEKGNASFEHYIQNFLAVPHEKDGKLNDRFTDPDFVKWLKTIRKANEMGLLAKDVFIDKRPQMEEKIAQGRYFAMLYSRSDLAAQQNALYAEDPNSVYIAVDGPANSNLDQPTLAGPSISGWTVTLISKNVKDKARAIRFLDYMISEEGQRDTFLGKQGVTWDTIDGKDQFLPEVEELLNSDRSAFDKKYGASHTFWMLMDTNMTPAWAPPAVEPFKQMEDWTRGKTVSLSQYDQIDPVGNSDEGIMNTKILQEWGKVLPKLLLAKSDEEFDQIWEAYLKKRDELGFAKVQAYKQQKFEENVKKLAEFIQ; encoded by the coding sequence ATGGCGAAGCCTAAGACAAAGAGTTTTGCAATGCTTCTCTGCGCGCTGCTGCTAGTTTTGTCGACAGCATGCTCCAGCGGAGGCGGAAGCAAGAACGGGAACGGCGCTGAGCAGCCGAATGGTGAACAGCCGGCCGAGGAAGTGAAATTGACGGAAAATGATCCGGGCTGGAAAGTAGATACGTCGCCGATTACATTTGACTGGTATATCAACTTTTCCTGGTTCCCGAACAAATGGGGCGTAGATATTACAAGCCAGTACGTAACGGAGAAGACGGGGGTTAACATAAACTTCATCGTTCCGGCTGGTAATGAGGCGGAGAAAATGAATACGATGATCGCTTCCGGCAACCTTCCGGACTTCATTACGCTGGGCTGGTATGAAGACGCTGTCAAGCAAATGATCGAGGGCGGCCTGGTGCTGCCGCTCAATGAGCTGGCCGACCAATACGATCCTTATTTCTATAAGGTAACGGACCCGGCGAAGGTTTCGTGGTATACACAGGAGGACGGCAATATTTACGGATATCCGAACTCATCGTCCTCGCCTGAGGACTATAAGAAGTTCGGAGATAATCTGACTTCGACGCAGACTTTCCTGGTGCGCAAGGATATGTATGAAGCGCTGGGCAGCCCGGATATGCGGACGCCGGAAGGATTTCTAAAGGCGCTTGATGATGCCAAGAAAATGTTCCCGAGCATTAACGGGCAGCCGCTGATTCCGCTGGGCATGTACGATTTCCACGAGAAGGGCAACGCGTCTTTCGAGCATTACATTCAGAATTTCCTGGCGGTGCCTCATGAGAAGGATGGCAAGCTGAACGACAGATTCACCGATCCTGATTTCGTAAAATGGCTGAAGACGATACGCAAAGCCAATGAAATGGGATTGCTGGCTAAGGATGTCTTCATCGATAAGCGTCCGCAAATGGAGGAGAAAATTGCTCAAGGCCGTTACTTTGCCATGCTGTATTCGAGGTCAGATTTAGCGGCCCAGCAAAACGCATTGTATGCTGAAGATCCGAATTCCGTATATATTGCGGTAGACGGTCCGGCGAACTCCAACCTGGATCAGCCAACACTGGCGGGGCCATCGATTTCCGGCTGGACGGTCACTTTAATTTCCAAGAACGTGAAGGACAAAGCCCGGGCCATCCGTTTCCTTGATTACATGATTTCGGAAGAAGGCCAGCGGGATACGTTCCTTGGAAAGCAAGGCGTAACCTGGGATACGATCGATGGCAAGGATCAGTTCCTGCCGGAGGTCGAGGAATTGCTGAACAGCGACCGCAGCGCGTTCGATAAGAAATATGGCGCTTCCCATACGTTCTGGATGCTGATGGATACGAACATGACTCCGGCCTGGGCGCCGCCGGCGGTTGAACCGTTCAAGCAAATGGAAGACTGGACTCGCGGCAAGACGGTGAGCCTGTCGCAATACGATCAGATCGATCCGGTCGGCAATTCCGACGAAGGCATTATGAATACGAAAATTTTACAGGAGTGGGGCAAGGTATTGCCTAAACTGCTGTTGGCCAAATCGGATGAGGAGTTCGATCAAATCTGGGAGGCTTACTTGAAGAAGCGCGACGAGCTTGGCTTTGCTAAGGTTCAGGCATACAAGCAGCAGAAGTTTGAAGAGAATGTGAAGAAGCTTGCCGAATTCATTCAATAG
- a CDS encoding sensor histidine kinase: protein MKQRMISALQPALFWLKRRSMQSRLVTAYIVIILIPSIIISNYFFNEISKTYTRDAVKQSQFMLELEKFHIQKQIEVMDSAAQITRLDQELIDYLTLSEEPGTIELLELSRGTFADFSRIQFNNPSILHWRLFGNNPLIQEIWPIVFQEKRIEKEAWFAEASALGGAEMWVFQDGDRDIMKRYTSEPNVDQPKISLLREINEGGRHVGIISIEMLLKEFSPKTFAGIGDVDYQMMIMDDSGTLFMDQRRSISSDSEAFVKEVQRQFAGLQQSGEETSRFNVDDRSYLITASPVERIGAHLINVISMEEPINHIAQLKKQIIAANIILILVLSIITYFLNSMILKGLRRLTDAMKKVRRGELNTTAPRLEESGEVGELAHHFNKLLQTINELIAQGVRKQAITKEAELRTLYSQIDSHFLYNTLENIKMLAEIENQRTISDVLTSLGGMMRYNFKWTGEYVKLKDEIRHIENYIEIMNIRFDEPVVLSLDIPPYFMELEVLKMSLQPLVENSVKYSWPDGGSQKREIKITVRDWEDSGVVITVADNGVGMDELLVSQINASIVAVGLQERERVGFERSEEKTEGIGLRNVHERILLYYGKPYGLEVFSVQGQYAKVVMRIPKVLLTGRGMDIEKAVDRR from the coding sequence ATGAAGCAGCGTATGATTTCGGCTTTGCAGCCGGCTCTATTCTGGCTTAAGCGCAGATCGATGCAGAGCCGTTTGGTCACTGCGTATATCGTCATTATTTTGATACCGAGCATCATTATCTCCAATTATTTCTTCAATGAAATCAGCAAGACGTATACCCGGGATGCGGTGAAGCAAAGTCAATTTATGCTGGAGCTGGAGAAATTCCATATCCAGAAGCAGATTGAGGTGATGGACTCCGCTGCGCAGATTACGAGACTGGATCAGGAATTGATCGATTATTTAACCCTGAGCGAGGAGCCGGGAACGATCGAACTGCTGGAGCTTTCGCGGGGAACTTTTGCCGATTTCAGCCGGATTCAATTTAATAATCCCAGCATTCTGCATTGGCGGCTGTTCGGCAACAACCCTCTGATTCAGGAAATATGGCCGATTGTGTTCCAGGAGAAACGGATTGAGAAGGAGGCCTGGTTTGCTGAGGCCAGCGCGTTGGGCGGGGCGGAAATGTGGGTGTTCCAGGACGGCGACCGGGACATTATGAAGCGTTATACGTCTGAGCCGAACGTCGATCAGCCGAAAATTTCCCTGCTGCGGGAAATCAATGAAGGGGGCAGGCATGTCGGCATCATCAGCATCGAAATGCTGCTGAAGGAGTTTTCTCCGAAGACGTTTGCAGGCATTGGCGACGTTGATTACCAGATGATGATCATGGACGATAGCGGAACGCTGTTCATGGATCAGCGGCGGAGCATATCCAGCGACAGTGAGGCGTTCGTGAAGGAAGTGCAGCGGCAGTTTGCCGGGCTGCAGCAAAGCGGCGAGGAGACCAGCAGGTTTAATGTGGATGACCGGTCATATTTGATTACGGCATCTCCGGTAGAACGGATAGGGGCTCACTTGATCAACGTGATATCCATGGAAGAGCCGATCAATCACATTGCGCAATTGAAGAAGCAAATTATCGCCGCCAACATTATTCTCATTCTCGTGCTCTCCATCATTACATATTTTTTGAATTCCATGATATTAAAAGGCTTAAGGAGACTGACGGATGCGATGAAAAAGGTGCGCAGGGGCGAGCTCAATACGACAGCTCCACGGCTTGAAGAGAGCGGAGAGGTCGGGGAGCTGGCGCATCACTTCAATAAATTGCTGCAGACGATTAACGAGCTGATCGCTCAGGGTGTGCGGAAGCAGGCGATTACGAAGGAGGCGGAGCTGCGGACGCTGTACAGCCAGATCGATTCGCATTTTCTGTACAACACGCTGGAGAATATCAAGATGCTGGCCGAGATCGAGAATCAGCGGACGATTTCCGATGTGCTGACTTCTCTGGGCGGGATGATGCGCTACAACTTCAAATGGACGGGGGAATATGTCAAACTGAAGGACGAAATTCGTCATATTGAGAACTACATCGAAATTATGAATATCCGTTTTGACGAGCCTGTAGTATTGTCGTTGGACATACCGCCGTATTTTATGGAGCTTGAAGTGCTGAAGATGTCGCTGCAGCCGCTCGTAGAGAACAGCGTTAAATACTCTTGGCCGGACGGGGGAAGCCAGAAGCGGGAAATTAAGATTACGGTGAGAGATTGGGAGGATAGCGGAGTTGTCATCACAGTGGCTGATAACGGAGTCGGCATGGATGAACTTCTTGTCAGCCAGATTAACGCCAGCATTGTGGCCGTCGGATTACAGGAAAGGGAAAGGGTAGGCTTCGAGCGGAGCGAGGAGAAGACGGAAGGGATCGGTCTCAGAAACGTCCATGAACGGATATTGCTCTATTACGGGAAACCTTATGGTCTAGAGGTCTTCAGCGTACAGGGACAATATGCCAAGGTCGTAATGAGAATCCCGAAGGTGCTGCTAACAGGGAGGGGGATGGACATTGAGAAAGCTGTTGATCGTAGATGA
- a CDS encoding response regulator has product MRKLLIVDDEKNIRLGLKMMIEREFPGSYAIMMATQGEEAFGLYRSEGADIVITDIRMPVMDGIALIEKLSETDSGLLGEKRSKPNIIILSGYEDFEYARAAIKYQAQEYLLKPIRRDELFVALRKCEEDIERRSRLAETIAGAESYRRKLQSSRLQELLLQTGLADQERRELEREIDFANYTVPFNVAVAAYKYEDGREMKRGELMALAEELLQFVEGLTVNAAFHDREGRVVLIGSSSEKIAELAQIAEGKGLSGLLFGLSEVGEHLEDIPKCYGQALEALQYSFIYPHVQLIRHQDIQGPRLNYAVPEEEIRKLGNILGTNREKEISPLLHAIFHSEQLAELDIHYIERISQRINEQVLDEVFRVYGEASVEVLKLYRKVGTMSRFRHFHDYFKSLEQLLFSLHEYIKGIRSAHSEHGDMKEAVAYIEDNYHRSLNMAIVSNHVSLNYSYFSEAFKAFTGESFVVYLKKVRIRKAKQLLHDHTLKLADISTAVGFETAKQFSRVFKELEGISPFEYRAKLLSCQDQPHCQA; this is encoded by the coding sequence TTGAGAAAGCTGTTGATCGTAGATGACGAGAAAAATATCCGGTTAGGATTAAAAATGATGATTGAGCGCGAATTCCCGGGCTCATACGCTATCATGATGGCCACCCAGGGGGAAGAAGCCTTTGGGCTGTACCGCAGTGAAGGAGCGGATATTGTTATTACGGATATCCGTATGCCGGTTATGGATGGAATCGCCTTGATTGAGAAGCTGAGCGAGACGGACAGCGGCTTGCTAGGGGAGAAGCGCTCCAAACCCAACATTATTATTCTAAGCGGCTACGAGGATTTCGAATATGCGCGGGCCGCCATCAAATATCAGGCGCAGGAATACTTGCTGAAGCCGATCCGGCGGGATGAGCTGTTTGTCGCGCTGCGCAAATGCGAAGAGGACATTGAACGGCGTTCCCGGCTAGCCGAGACGATCGCTGGAGCGGAGTCTTACCGCCGGAAGCTGCAATCCAGCCGTTTGCAGGAGCTGCTGCTGCAGACCGGGCTTGCCGATCAGGAGCGGCGGGAGCTGGAGCGGGAAATTGATTTTGCGAATTATACGGTTCCCTTTAATGTTGCCGTTGCAGCCTATAAATACGAGGATGGGCGCGAAATGAAGCGCGGGGAATTGATGGCGCTGGCCGAGGAACTGCTGCAGTTCGTGGAGGGCCTCACAGTGAATGCGGCTTTCCACGACCGGGAGGGCCGGGTCGTCCTGATCGGCAGCTCCAGCGAGAAAATCGCCGAGCTGGCGCAAATCGCGGAAGGCAAGGGACTCAGCGGCCTGCTATTCGGGTTAAGCGAGGTAGGGGAGCATTTGGAGGATATCCCGAAATGCTATGGCCAAGCGCTGGAGGCATTGCAGTATTCCTTCATATATCCCCATGTCCAGTTGATCAGGCATCAGGATATTCAAGGGCCGCGGCTGAATTATGCCGTGCCGGAGGAGGAAATCCGCAAGCTGGGCAACATTCTAGGGACGAATCGTGAGAAGGAGATCAGTCCTTTGCTTCATGCCATTTTCCATAGCGAACAGCTGGCCGAGCTGGATATTCATTATATCGAGCGCATAAGTCAGAGGATCAATGAGCAGGTTCTGGACGAAGTGTTCCGCGTATATGGGGAAGCGTCCGTGGAGGTGCTTAAGCTGTACCGCAAGGTCGGTACGATGAGCCGATTCCGCCATTTTCATGATTATTTCAAATCGTTGGAGCAGCTGCTGTTCAGTCTGCACGAGTATATCAAGGGCATTCGCTCGGCTCACTCCGAGCATGGCGATATGAAGGAAGCGGTGGCTTATATCGAAGACAACTATCATCGCTCCCTGAATATGGCCATCGTCAGCAATCACGTGTCCTTGAACTATTCTTATTTCAGCGAGGCTTTCAAAGCGTTTACCGGAGAAAGCTTCGTCGTGTATTTGAAAAAAGTAAGAATTCGCAAGGCCAAGCAATTGCTGCACGACCATACGCTTAAGCTTGCAGATATCAGCACGGCTGTAGGCTTCGAGACCGCGAAGCAATTCTCTCGCGTGTTCAAGGAGCTGGAGGGAATATCGCCGTTCGAATACCGGGCAAAGCTGCTGTCATGTCAGGATCAGCCGCATTGCCAGGCGTGA
- a CDS encoding formate/nitrite transporter family protein has translation METESLYKVEELALKKHKIYKQNPLHYIARSMLASMFIGFGVIVAFKTGNFFYMEHSPLTYPMAAITFGAAIILIAYGGGDLFTGNTFYYSFAALRRRLKWVEAAKLWVLSYTGNIMGAAAFALLIFLTGLFTDSSVNSFLLNVVEHKMTTSTSELFFRAILCNWLVCLAFFIPMSLKGDGAKMFAMMLFVFCFFISGYEHSIANMCTFAIALVLDQSVTISFAGVLHNLIPVTIGNLIGGVIFMGFMYYYVNKPYLDAEDKEKL, from the coding sequence ATGGAAACAGAATCACTATATAAAGTAGAGGAGCTGGCGCTCAAGAAGCATAAGATTTACAAGCAGAACCCGCTCCATTACATCGCCAGATCCATGCTCGCCAGCATGTTCATCGGGTTCGGGGTCATTGTTGCTTTTAAAACGGGCAACTTCTTCTATATGGAGCATTCGCCGCTAACCTATCCGATGGCTGCAATTACATTTGGCGCAGCTATTATTCTGATCGCTTATGGCGGAGGGGACCTCTTCACGGGGAATACGTTCTATTATTCATTCGCTGCGTTGAGGAGGCGGCTGAAGTGGGTGGAGGCGGCCAAGCTGTGGGTGCTTAGCTACACAGGCAATATTATGGGAGCTGCGGCCTTTGCGCTTCTGATTTTCTTGACCGGATTATTCACGGATTCATCGGTAAACAGCTTTTTGCTCAATGTGGTCGAGCACAAAATGACAACGTCGACGTCCGAGCTGTTCTTCCGGGCTATTCTATGTAACTGGCTCGTTTGCCTTGCCTTTTTCATTCCGATGTCGTTAAAGGGCGACGGGGCCAAAATGTTTGCGATGATGCTGTTCGTGTTCTGCTTCTTCATCTCTGGGTATGAGCACAGCATTGCCAACATGTGTACCTTCGCGATTGCACTTGTCTTGGATCAGTCGGTTACAATTTCGTTTGCCGGCGTGCTGCACAACCTGATTCCGGTGACGATCGGCAACCTGATCGGCGGCGTTATCTTCATGGGGTTCATGTATTACTACGTGAACAAGCCGTATCTGGACGCCGAGGACAAAGAGAAGCTATAG
- a CDS encoding FAD-dependent oxidoreductase — protein MKRKILIVGGVAGGASAAARLRRLDEEAHIVLFERDPYISFANCGLPYYIGDTIKERSKLIVQTPEAMRRRFNIDVRTGSEVLSLDPAAKTVKVRSEEHGEYVVAYDAVILSPGAKPIRPALPGIDHPQIYTLRNIPDTDRIKEQVTSASKRSAVVIGGGFIGIEMAENLREIGLDVALVEAGPQILAPFDAEMSNMLAKEMEQQGVKLHLGDSVTGFADADGEVTVKLASGTELQAGLVILAIGVAPDTRFLQSSGIALGPKGHILVNEHMQTNLEDVYAVGDAVETMDFVSGSKTAVPLAGPANKQGRIAADNICGLGTTYKGTQGTSIIKVFSLTGASTGNNEKTLQRLGTPYHAIYVHPSSHATYYPGASPLTVKLLFSPEGRVLGAQAVGKSGIDKRLDVLASAIRFKGSVADLTELELTYAPPYSSAKDPVNMAGYAAENVLTGKTRVFLPRELEDRDESSTLLVDVRTEAEHARGHIPGSVNIPVDELRERLDELDTNKEIWVYCQVGLRGYTASRILNQRGFRTRNLTGGYVTYQTYAYKPGQ, from the coding sequence ATGAAAAGAAAAATTTTGATCGTCGGCGGCGTAGCAGGCGGCGCCTCGGCAGCTGCCCGGCTTCGCCGGCTGGACGAGGAAGCGCATATTGTGCTGTTCGAACGCGATCCGTATATATCCTTTGCCAATTGTGGACTGCCGTATTACATCGGCGATACGATCAAAGAGCGCTCGAAGCTGATCGTGCAGACACCGGAGGCGATGCGCCGCCGCTTCAATATTGATGTCCGTACAGGCAGCGAGGTGCTCTCTCTTGATCCAGCTGCCAAGACGGTCAAAGTGCGGAGCGAAGAACACGGGGAATACGTGGTAGCTTATGATGCGGTCATTTTGTCGCCGGGAGCAAAGCCGATCCGGCCAGCGCTGCCAGGGATCGATCATCCGCAAATTTATACCCTGCGCAACATTCCGGATACCGACCGCATCAAAGAGCAGGTAACATCGGCCAGCAAGCGCTCCGCTGTCGTTATCGGCGGCGGGTTCATCGGGATCGAGATGGCGGAGAATTTGCGGGAGATCGGACTGGATGTCGCCCTCGTCGAAGCAGGCCCGCAAATTTTGGCGCCGTTTGATGCCGAAATGTCGAATATGCTGGCGAAGGAGATGGAGCAGCAGGGCGTCAAGCTGCATCTTGGCGACAGCGTAACAGGCTTCGCCGATGCAGATGGCGAGGTTACAGTGAAGCTGGCCAGCGGCACGGAGCTGCAGGCAGGCCTGGTCATTTTGGCGATCGGCGTAGCACCTGATACCCGCTTCCTGCAGTCCAGCGGTATCGCACTCGGCCCGAAAGGCCATATCCTTGTCAACGAGCATATGCAGACAAATCTGGAGGACGTCTATGCGGTCGGCGACGCGGTGGAGACCATGGACTTCGTCAGCGGCTCGAAAACAGCGGTGCCCCTGGCCGGTCCTGCTAACAAGCAGGGCCGAATTGCCGCGGACAACATCTGCGGGCTGGGGACGACATATAAAGGAACGCAGGGCACCTCTATCATTAAAGTGTTCAGCCTGACCGGTGCGTCCACCGGCAATAACGAGAAGACGCTGCAGCGTCTTGGAACGCCTTATCATGCGATCTATGTGCATCCAAGCTCGCATGCCACCTATTATCCGGGCGCTTCCCCGCTGACGGTCAAGCTGCTGTTCAGCCCCGAAGGCCGTGTGCTCGGCGCACAGGCTGTCGGCAAAAGCGGTATAGACAAACGGCTGGACGTTCTTGCCTCAGCTATTCGCTTCAAAGGAAGCGTGGCGGATCTGACCGAGCTCGAGCTGACTTATGCGCCTCCTTATTCGTCCGCGAAGGACCCGGTTAACATGGCCGGCTATGCGGCCGAGAACGTGCTGACCGGCAAGACGCGCGTATTCCTGCCGAGAGAGCTGGAAGACCGGGATGAGAGCAGCACCTTGCTCGTCGACGTGAGAACGGAAGCCGAGCATGCGCGTGGGCATATTCCGGGCTCCGTCAACATTCCAGTTGATGAGCTGCGCGAACGCCTGGACGAGCTCGATACGAACAAGGAAATCTGGGTATACTGCCAGGTCGGCCTTCGCGGCTATACCGCTTCCCGTATCCTGAACCAGCGCGGATTCCGGACCCGGAATCTGACAGGCGGGTATGTGACCTACCAAACATACGCATACAAACCAGGGCAATAA
- a CDS encoding metalloregulator ArsR/SmtB family transcription factor produces MDNNFQAYEEAAEMLKALAHPVRLCIARGLLKHGPCNVSYMQDCLEIPQSTVSQHLQKLRTNGIVKAERHRHEIHYTIENEQVRQLILTLFGEESS; encoded by the coding sequence ATGGACAACAATTTCCAAGCTTACGAAGAAGCTGCTGAAATGCTTAAAGCGCTGGCCCACCCGGTTCGCCTCTGCATCGCCCGCGGGCTGCTGAAGCACGGCCCGTGCAATGTGTCATATATGCAGGATTGTCTGGAAATTCCGCAATCCACAGTCTCTCAGCATCTGCAGAAGCTAAGGACGAACGGCATCGTGAAGGCTGAACGCCACAGGCATGAAATTCATTACACCATCGAAAATGAACAGGTCAGACAGCTTATCCTTACTTTATTTGGGGAGGAATCATCATGA
- a CDS encoding EAL domain-containing protein, producing MMFLLGITTLGMFCSLVLTVQFRKKMLAERALFHDIFDYGRMCIWTVKLDKTIVRLNSYAERLIGVNGSEVVGRKYDEIAELCSGWQEVIALLNDALANKFVQDKEVMISFGSGERLRTFSFRTSAIGGGRSSAESGRIVLIGMDIHEHRMSQDKLQSSYQELEATYETLTATQEEMQRQFDELVANQEKLRVSEERFRLATRGSGAVIWDIDPAVGVYFVSDRFYDLLGYDRSEIELTVQGLKKVIHPDDWADTERARQACLNGYTPVYESEYRIRRKDGAYLWMQARGITRRNGEGQVVRFAGSMINITERKRYELKLEESCRELEAACEELKNTQKELLENYEKLVENQDMLRRNEEQHRLVIEASNAGIWEMDLLRNKRFYSARWFELLGYTKDDHVSSDILDNLIHPDDQETVQKAMDAATRGETELFECRYRLRVKSGEYRWFLGRGKALFDRRGRAYRMAGTHEDIHELKLSQEKLHQLAYYDTLSGLPNRLYLLKELEGYFASSEERAAVFFVDTDNFKYVNDTMGHKFGDQLLIEASRRLSDMVGQQAMLFRLGGDEFVVFMRSIRDEAEAIAAAERVIAGFKEPFRINGTDLQVSVSVGVSFYPKDGRAVDEILRNADVAMYNAKEAGKGKYVLFDPAYLRTFNERIQLETQLRHGIENKEFILHYQPKISLRTGRIMGFEALIRWNSPALGLLAPLAFIRIAEDSRLIVPIGEWVLAESCRFAAQLQAEGYGQLRISVNISIVQLMQEDFVDMVLRILRNTGLPPEHLELEITESVSVGMVAPDILIAKLGRLQAAGVRLALDDFGTGYISLSYLQQLPLTTLKVSRSFIAQISDQGDDRSLARAMVLIGRRLGLNVVAEGVETVKQLEHAKQSKYDLIQGFYISRPLPEEEALSLIRSNKVYKMC from the coding sequence ATGATGTTTTTACTCGGCATAACCACGCTCGGCATGTTTTGTTCACTCGTGTTAACGGTTCAGTTCAGAAAAAAAATGCTGGCCGAAAGAGCCTTGTTCCATGATATTTTTGACTATGGGCGTATGTGTATTTGGACGGTCAAGCTGGACAAGACCATCGTAAGGCTTAACAGTTACGCGGAAAGACTGATTGGGGTCAACGGCAGTGAGGTTGTCGGCCGCAAGTATGATGAGATTGCGGAGCTTTGCAGCGGCTGGCAGGAAGTCATCGCGCTATTGAATGATGCGCTTGCGAATAAATTCGTTCAGGATAAGGAGGTGATGATCAGCTTCGGGAGCGGAGAACGGTTAAGGACATTCTCGTTCAGGACTTCGGCCATCGGCGGGGGAAGGAGCTCGGCAGAGTCGGGCCGCATTGTGCTGATTGGAATGGATATTCATGAACATAGGATGTCCCAGGACAAGCTGCAGAGCAGTTACCAAGAATTGGAGGCGACCTATGAGACACTGACGGCCACGCAGGAAGAAATGCAGCGCCAGTTCGACGAATTGGTGGCCAATCAGGAGAAGCTTAGAGTCAGCGAGGAAAGATTCAGGCTGGCCACCCGCGGATCGGGTGCCGTCATCTGGGACATCGACCCAGCCGTAGGCGTATATTTCGTCTCGGACCGGTTCTATGATTTGCTAGGTTATGACCGCAGCGAGATTGAGCTGACCGTTCAAGGATTAAAGAAGGTCATACATCCTGATGATTGGGCGGACACGGAGCGTGCGCGACAGGCCTGCTTAAATGGATATACACCCGTGTACGAAAGCGAGTACCGCATCAGGAGGAAGGACGGGGCCTATTTATGGATGCAGGCCAGGGGGATTACGAGAAGGAACGGCGAGGGTCAGGTTGTCCGCTTTGCTGGCTCAATGATCAATATTACGGAACGAAAAAGGTATGAGCTAAAGCTGGAGGAGAGCTGCCGCGAGCTGGAAGCCGCATGCGAGGAGCTGAAGAATACCCAGAAAGAACTGCTCGAAAACTATGAGAAGCTAGTTGAAAACCAGGATATGCTTCGCCGGAATGAAGAACAGCACCGGCTTGTGATCGAAGCCTCGAACGCCGGCATATGGGAGATGGATCTGCTCCGCAACAAGAGGTTCTATTCAGCCCGCTGGTTTGAACTGCTGGGCTATACGAAGGATGATCATGTATCCAGCGATATTCTGGACAATCTTATACATCCAGACGATCAAGAAACAGTGCAGAAGGCGATGGATGCGGCGACAAGAGGGGAGACAGAGCTGTTTGAGTGCCGGTACAGGCTGCGGGTAAAAAGCGGAGAATACCGCTGGTTTCTTGGCCGGGGCAAAGCGTTGTTTGACAGGCGGGGACGGGCATACCGCATGGCCGGAACGCATGAGGATATCCATGAATTGAAGCTCTCTCAGGAGAAGCTGCACCAGCTGGCTTATTACGACACCTTGAGCGGCCTGCCGAACCGGCTGTACCTGTTGAAGGAGTTGGAGGGCTATTTTGCTTCATCGGAAGAGAGGGCGGCGGTATTTTTTGTGGATACCGATAACTTTAAATACGTCAATGATACGATGGGACATAAGTTCGGGGATCAATTGCTGATTGAAGCCAGCCGGAGGCTGTCCGACATGGTCGGCCAACAGGCCATGCTGTTTCGCCTTGGGGGCGATGAGTTTGTCGTGTTCATGCGCAGCATTAGGGATGAAGCAGAGGCGATCGCTGCCGCAGAAAGGGTTATTGCAGGCTTCAAGGAGCCGTTTAGGATTAATGGCACGGATTTGCAGGTGTCGGTGAGCGTGGGGGTCTCCTTCTATCCGAAAGACGGCCGCGCGGTGGATGAAATCTTGAGAAACGCAGATGTGGCCATGTATAATGCCAAAGAAGCGGGTAAAGGTAAATATGTGCTGTTCGATCCGGCTTATTTGCGGACATTCAACGAGCGGATTCAATTGGAGACGCAGCTTCGCCATGGTATTGAGAATAAGGAGTTCATTCTGCATTATCAGCCCAAAATCAGCCTCAGGACAGGCCGGATTATGGGCTTTGAGGCCTTGATCCGCTGGAACAGCCCAGCGCTTGGCTTGCTCGCGCCGCTCGCTTTCATCCGGATCGCTGAAGACAGCAGATTAATCGTCCCGATCGGGGAATGGGTGCTGGCGGAATCCTGTAGGTTCGCAGCGCAGCTGCAGGCGGAAGGGTATGGGCAGCTGCGGATATCGGTGAATATTTCGATCGTTCAGCTTATGCAGGAGGATTTCGTCGATATGGTGCTGCGAATCTTGAGGAACACGGGACTGCCTCCGGAGCATCTGGAGCTCGAAATTACGGAATCGGTGTCTGTCGGCATGGTAGCGCCCGACATATTGATCGCAAAGCTGGGCAGGCTGCAAGCTGCAGGGGTGCGCCTCGCGCTGGACGATTTCGGCACGGGATACATCTCACTCAGCTATTTGCAGCAGCTGCCGCTGACGACGCTGAAGGTCAGCCGTTCGTTTATCGCGCAAATATCGGATCAAGGGGATGACCGTTCACTTGCCCGGGCCATGGTGCTGATCGGCAGGCGGCTGGGCTTGAATGTCGTGGCCGAGGGCGTAGAGACCGTGAAGCAGCTGGAGCATGCGAAGCAGTCGAAATACGATCTCATTCAGGGCTTTTATATCAGCAGGCCTTTGCCTGAAGAGGAAGCGTTGTCACTGATCCGAAGCAATAAAGTATACAAGATGTGCTGA